A part of Motacilla alba alba isolate MOTALB_02 unplaced genomic scaffold, Motacilla_alba_V1.0_pri HiC_scaffold_31, whole genome shotgun sequence genomic DNA contains:
- the LOC119696482 gene encoding uncharacterized protein LOC119696482 isoform X2 translates to MKKESDIGISLSSVTTATGTGTTLTVVPKVIVEKSTKSQDDGTTVKTTPLPTVFHTISSEEQNTTEVICMDKFDSRMVTIQPVLKVIQGEEGTSYSTEPSAQDPEEQRVNMLSMAVLGLRVLLAKSIAFNALMSIKLFLS, encoded by the exons ATGAAGAAAGAGTCGGATATTGGAATAAGTCTTAGCAGTGTGACGACAGCTACTGGAACAGGGACGACTCTCACAGTTGTACCAA AGGTCATTGTGGAGAAATCAACTAAATCACAAGATGATGGCACCACTGTGAAAACAACACCTTTGCCAACAGTTTTCCATACCATCAGCTCTGAGGAACAGAACACAACAGAGGTGATCTGCATGGACAAGTTCGACAGCCGCATGGTAACAATACAGCCAG TCCTGAAGGTCATTCAGGGTGAGGAAGGGACCAGTTacagcacagagccctcagCACAAG ATCCTGAAGAGCAGAGAGTGAACATGCtgtccatggctgtgctgggtttgaGAGTCCTGCTGGCAAAGAGCATCGCCTTCAATGCCCTCATGAGTATCaagctgtttctttcctga